The DNA window GATCGCCGCCAAAGACGCCGGGAACAGGGGTGCCATCCGCGCGCCCCATCCAGACGCCAATCACATGGCGCCCATCATAACCGATCGCCCAGGCGTCTCGGTGGCCGTAGGATGTACCGGTTTTGTAGGCCAGCACGCCAGCCGGCGCCCCGCGCGGGGGCGCCAGGCCGGCCAGAATATCGCTGACGTGCCAGGCAGCAACGGGTGACAGAACCCGACCTGTTTCGGTCGGAGTAATCAGCAAATCGTCGCGCAGGTCGACGCCTTGTCCGCCGCGTGCCAGGCTGGCGTAAAGCTGCACCAGATCCTGCAGGCTCATCCCGATGCCGCCCAAAGAGATGGCCAGCCCCGGTTTGCCTGTTGGCAGTTTCGGACGGGTGCCCACCCGGTGCAACGCAGACATCAGGCGCGACGGACCAAGGGCGTTTGTCAGCTTGACCACAGGTATATTGAGCGACATCTGCAAAGCGTCCCGAACCCGCACATCACCGCGAAACTGTCCGTCAAAGTTGCGCGGCGCATAGCGACCGAACTGCACTGGCCCGTCGTGAATGAGGGTTTCGGGGTGGGCGAGCCCCTGATCAAAGGCCAGCCCATACACCAGCGGTTTGAGCGTGGATCCGGGCGAGCGGATCGCTTGAGTCATGTCAATGAACCCCTGCCGGTCGGCTGCGTATTCGGGGGAGCCGACCGAGGCGATGATCTCTCCGGTCTTGGCGTCCGCCACGACCAGTGCAGCCGACATGGCGCGCCCGGCCTCGCGCGCGGCTTGTGCGATCAAGAGTTCCAACCGGGCCTGAGCGTCGGCCTCGAGGGTCAGGTCATGTAGCAAACGGTCCGGGTATTGGGCGCGTTTGCGATCTGCCAGATGCGGCGCCAGCGCGGGAAACGGCCGCAGTGTGGCGGGCACCCGTTCCGTCAGCGCGGCTTGCGCCTCTGCTTGAGGCAGGATGCCTTGAGCCTCCATACGCGCCAAAACGCGGTTTCTGGCGGCCCGTGCGGCGTCTGCGCGGCGGTCCGGACGCCGGGTTTCGGGGGATTGCGGCAAGGCCACCAACAGCGCGGCCTGCGCGGCGGTCAGGCGGCGTGGCTCTTTTCCGAACCATGCAAGCGATGCCGCTCGGACGCCTTCGAGGTTGCCGCCAAAGGGCGCATGAGTCAGGTACAGCTCCAGGATCTGCTCTTTGCTCAGCCGCCGTTCCAGGGCCAGCGCCACACGCATCTGGCGCAGTTTGCCGGACCAGCGCCCCGTGGTCCCGTCTTCGAGCAGGCGTGCCACCTGCATTGTGAGCGTCGATCCCCCAGACACTGGGCGACCGTTCCAGATCGCTTGCCCGACTGCCCGCATGATGGCCAGAGCATCGACGCCCGCATGGGTGTCGAACCGTTTGTCTTCGTACCGTTTCAACAGGGTGAGGTAGGTGGCGTCCACAGGCCCCGGTGTCAGCCGCCAGATGCCATCACCGACCTGATAGGCGCGCAACAGACGCCCGTTCCGATCCCGCACTTCGACCGACGTGTCCGACAGGAAGGCTGGCAAGTCCGTGCGGTCGATCCAGGTATCAAAACCGTCCCGCGCCAAAGCGCTCAGAAACAGCCCAAACGCCAGAGTAAAGCAGATGATCGCACCCCTAAGCCTCATCAACCCACCCGTGCCAGCCGTCCGGATAGCCGGTGACAAAGCCACTCGCATCCACGTCCAGAAGGGCCGAAAAGCTTGGCGAGTTGTATTGCACTTGCCCGCCGGGTGCACGTTCATAGATCTGGTCCAGCCGCGCGACCTCATCCAGATCCGGCTTGAGCCAGGCGGCCTGCACCGTTACCTGTTCGCCCGGAACCCCGCCAAGGCGACGGATCGGCAACAGGTTGGTTGCGGGGGTGAAGCTCAGATCCAGATCGGTGCACTCACCGGTGCCCGGTTGCAGCACGTCGTTGAGCAGCCAGCCCTCGGCTGAGCGCACCAGACGCAGGTTGATCTGGCGTCCCTCAACCTCTCCGGCGACATCAGCAGACAGGCTCTGCCAGTCGGGACCGCAGCGCACATCATAGCTCAGGCGCGAGCCAACTCCGTCGACCCGCCACACCGCGTAGCCCATCAAAATCCACCCCTGATCCACGCCCGACAGGGTGCAACGGTCGGTGCCTTCGCCAACCGTGCGCTGCCAATGTGCCGTGGCCAGGGGTTGGGTCATGGCGTGACCTCAACCCGCCCCGTCTGTGTCCGGGCCCGGTAGCGGGGGCGGTACATGTCTTCGACCACCGCCGCTGGCTGATGGAACTCGCCGGGTGTCACGGCGCGCGCCACATAGGCCACCGTCACCTGCTCGCTGTTGTCCATGTCGACAGCCGCCAGGAACCGGTCCGAGCGGAATTCGGCATGTGTCGCTTCGGACAGGTCCAGCCAATCAAGCGAGCGTACATCGCCTGATTGCAGCAGGCTGGGATTGTCGATCTCGATCCCGGCGGGCAGGGGATCGTCAATCATCAGCCGCGCGCCCGAGGGTTCGAACGGATCAACTGTCAGAACCGTGACAAAACGTTCGCCCACGGCAAAACTGCGACGCTCCAGCGGTGCGCCCTCCATCGAGTAATACTGCCGCGTGATGCCATAGCCCGTGCCACCCGCAGGAGGTGCAATTTCAGGTACACCAAGGGTGGTTAGTGTCACCTCGGTCGTTTGGCCATCGGCGGCGGTGATGTTGTAGCTGTCACTGCCCGCGCCTTGCAGCACTTGCACAAACGGCCCCGATACCGGCGCGCCGTTGACCATCAGTCCGGCGTGTTCGGGCGATTTGATCAGCGCCTGCGCGGCCAGCAGGGTCCACGCGGCCTCTTGCGTGGACAGGCGGTCACTGGTCTGGCTGACCTGGCTGATCAAAGCGGCATTCTGTGCCGTCACGCTGCCTGCCTCGGCTGCAAGCGCCAGCAGGCCTGCCGCATCGCGTTGCGTGGTGCCGTAGTCCGCGCGCCAATAGGCGTTGTCCCCGAACCCGTGCTCTTCGAACAGGCCAGCAGAGCGCGCGAACAAGGCATCGGCCCGCGTCTGATCACCGTACATCGCCAAAGCCGCCCCAAGCTGCGCGACTGCCAACGGGGTGGCAAAAGCCTCGGCCTTTACATCCGCATAATAGCGCAGATCGCCCATCGACGCCGCCCCCTCGCGCGCCAACACCATCAGGGCATAGGCCACATCCTCGCCCCCGAAATCGAAATCGGGGGCATAGTTGATGCGGTTGCGCAGGTTGTCCATCGCTTGCGCAAAGGCGCGGTCGGGGATCACAAACCCCTCGGCCCGCGCGCGGCTCAGGAAATCCGAGACATAGGCGTCGAGCCAGAAATCTCCGCTTTCGGCACGCCACAGGCCAAAGGCCCCGTTCGACGCCTGCCGTGTCAGCACGCGCGAAATCGCCGCGTCGATCTGGGCCGAAATCTTCGCTCCACTGCCGAGGCCCGTGGCCTGTGCCACCGACGACATGTACAGCAAAGGCATGGTCTGCGACGTGATCTGTTCGGTACAGCCATAGGGGTAGCGGTCCAGCGTGCTCAACAGCCCCGGTGCATCGAAGTTGGCCAAGGGGCCAGCCGACAGGATGGCGCGCGCCGATCCTTGGCGCAGACCGGCAAAGACATCGTCAGAGAACAAGAAACTGTCGCCACCGGCCAGCGAAAACCGGCGGGTCTGTGCCACCACAGGATCATTGGCGCGCACCGGCATCCGCAGGGATTGCGTCAGCGTCACGCCATCGGGGGTGGTCAGGGCAAGTTCGATGGTTGGATCGCCCACGCCACCGGCACGGATCGGGATGGCAAAGGATGCCTTCTCGCCGCTTTCCAGTGCAAAAGCAGCGGGAACGTCACCCATCTGCACGCCGTTCGAAGCGGTGATACGCAGCTGCATCTCTCCGGTTGCGCCATCGGCATGCACGGCCTCGAGCAGCATGCGGCTGCTGTCCCCTGGCGCCAGGAAGCGCGGCAGACTGGCCGTCAGGACCACCGGGTCGCGCACCAGCATGTCATGCTCGGCCTGGCCCACCGCTCGATCAGACCAAGCCACAGCCATCAGGCGAACCGTGCCGTTGAAGGCAGGCAGCGGTACTTCGACCTCGGCTTTGCCATCAGACCCGAGTTTCACCGTACCGCTGAACACGGCCATCAGGTCCTGCGTGGGTGGCGGCGATTGCATCCGCATGCCGTTGTCCGCGTCCCCGCCCGAACGCACCTGGCCCATAGCCCCGTTCATGCCGTCGATCAGACGGCCGTAGACGTCACGCAATTCCACACCCAAACGCCGCTGGCCAAAGTAGTGGCCTTGGGGATCGGGGCTTTCAAACCCGGTCAGGTTCAGGATACCCACGTCAATCGCGGCGAGCGTCAGATAGACGTCGTCCCCTTCAGTCGCACCTGCGACCGTGACACCAACCTTTTGCGTCTGACGGGGCCGTACAACTTCGGGCGTGTCGATAGAGACCGCCAGCTTGCGGCCCTCAGGTTCGACCATTGCATGCACCAACCCAAGCGCACGGGCTGGGTTCTGGCCTGCGTTCACGTCCATCGGGCGGATTACGGTGGCAGTGACATAGGCGCCGCTGCCCCACTCCTCGGTCACGGTCAGGGGGATGCGCGTGTCGCCTGCGGAGACCTCGACCAACTCGCGGTGGATCACCTCGTTCGACATCACCTGGATCAAGGCAGTCCCGCCCATGCGGGGCACGATCCGCAGTTGCGCGGTGTCGCCGATGGCGTAGCTGTCCTTGTCCAGCGACAGTTCCAACCGGTCGGGTGTGACCGAGGAATCCCCACCCTGATACCATCCAGCATAGAAATCGAATGCAGCTGCGGTGTAGGTGCCATCAAGACGTTCAACGACCAGCTCGTACTCGCCCCAATCCACGGGCTGCGACACCGTCAGAGGGTCGCTGCCCAAATCAGCCTCACCCGTCGCAATGCGGGTGCGGCGGGTGGTCGGCTCCCAGTTCCAGTTGCCGTACAGCTGATACCACTGGTAGCGTGTCTCGACCCGGTTCAAGGTCCAGCGCACGCGCATCGGTTGTGGTGTCAGATCCGGTGTCAGACCGACGATCTGAAACGCGGCTTCGGACCCTTCGGCCACGACATCCTCGAACAACGGTTTGATGCCGATCACATCCGTGGGTGGGTTGACCTGCGCGCTCAGGCGACGTTCCACCGGGCGGGCCGAGCCATCGGCAAGCCGGGTGATCACGGTTGCCTCCAGCGGGCGACCGGCGGCGTCGATCTGGGGGATGTCCACAGACAGCTGCGCCTTGCCTTGGTCATCCGTGCGTTCGCCGCCGAAATAGCTGCTTTGCGCGGTGACCGAGCTGTCATAGCGGCCAAAGCGATAGCCGGGATAGGCCGCAAGCTCTTGCGTGGTGCGGATCACAACCTGCCCGTCGGTGGTCAGATCGGACCCCGGTGCGCCAAACAAATAGCGCGCGTCAATGCTGAGCGGCACGCTGTCACCGGGACGCAGGGGCGCGTTTGGCAGGCTTTGGTCAAAGTCGATGCGTTCGGGCAGGAAATCCTCGACCAGCACGGTCTGGCTGGCCAGAACTGCGCCTTTGGGGTCGCTCTTGATATCCAGTCGCCAGGACCCACGCGGCACGCTGGCGTCCACCGGCAGAGCAAAGACATGGCCGCCCGCAACGCCCCCGTTGGACACGCGGCGCAGGTATTCCACCCCGTCCGGTCGGCTGAGGATCGCGGTCATCGGCACACCGTCGATGGCCTGTGCGACGGTGTCGCGGGCCAAAACGGTGGCATTGATCACTTCGCCCGCGCGGTATGCACCGCGATCGGTGGTCAGGAAGACATCGACCGGGCCGGGCGCGGGCCGCCCCTCGACCCCGCGATCAGACAGATCAAACGCTGGATCGGTAAGCGACAGGAAGCCGATGTCGCTGTCGCCTTGGCGGGCAAAGACCATCGCGGGTGCAGCAGCCCCGCTCCCCCGTGTCAGGCCCGCGTCAAAGCGCACAGTGCCATTCGCGTCAGTTGCAGCCTTTGCCAGAACCGCATTGGCTTTCGAGATCATCGTGACCTCGACCCCCGCGCGCGGCTTGGCATCGCCCAGACCCAGGACCGAAACATGCAAACCGTCGGTGCCAGACACCGTGCGCAGGCCCAGATCAGACAGGACAAACCACTGGGTCGCGCCTGGATCGTCATAAGGATCGGCCCCCGGAACACGCGCTGTCAGCGCATAAATGCCAGCGGGTTGTCCGGCAATGGCCTCGGCCAAAGGCAGGCGGGCCGTCATGTCGCGATTCAGCTCGCTGGTCACATCCGCTGTGCCCGTCCAGACCTCTTGCGCGATCTCGGACGCGAATTGCTGGTCCTGCCATTGACTGAGCGGACGGCCAAAGAACCCGTCCTGCACCGCGCGCAGCAGGTTGCGGTCACTGACCCGGCGCAGGCGCAGGTCGATCTGGGTCAGGTTCACGGTTTCAATCGGCAGCGCGGCTTCGGCTGTTTTGGGCAGCACATAAGACCGCCCCGGGAACCGGACCGAGGGCGACCGATCGCGCACATAATGGGTCAGTGTCACGTCGCGATGCAGCGTTTCTCCGGATGCGGCGGGCAGCCCTTTGCGCAGGGTAAACCGGTACCGCTCGCCATGTTCGACACCGTCGACGCACAGCTGCTGATCATCGGCCTGTACTGACAGGGTCGTGGTCTGCAATTGCACAAAGGGGTCGTAGTCTACGCTGGCTTTTTCGAGCGGTTCGGAAAACTGAACGCAGATCCGCGGGGCGGCGGCGTCGCTTTCAACGGTGCTGTCGACCACGCGGAACCCATATTTCGCGATCGCACTTTCCAAGGCCGCCAGAATGTCCTCACGCGGTTGGATTTCAGAGGCGACCCGCAGGACGGACACCATGTCGCGCCCCCTACCGGAGCGCTCCAATGCCTGTGACAAAAGCTCAAGCGCTGTCACTTGAGCACCGGCGGTGTCAGAGCGCAAATAACCGTTCAGCGCGGCGGAAATCGCCATCGCGCGCACCTCGGATCGGCGTCGCGCGTCCGGTTCGATTTGCAACAGACGGCGGGCGTATTCGCCCCACAGATCGGAACGGTCGGTCAGTGACAGCGCCACCCCGGTCCAGCCCAAAGCCCGAACCGGATCCGAAGTCGAGGCACGCATGGCCCCCAAAACCGCCTCGATATCGCGGCCGCCGGCGCGATGCCGCAAGCCCAGATCACGCGCCAGGGTCGCAGCCCGCGAAAAATCGCGCTCTTGCAGAACATCAAGCGCCTGCATACGCGCCGCCCCACGCTGTGTGGCTTCTGCGGGCGTCGCGATCTTTTGCGCCGAAATCGCGCCTTCGTAAGGGGTCTGATCGCTGACGCCACTTTTGGGGAAGCAGGAATTTGACCGCGTGTTGAACGTGAACGCTGCACATTGGCGGTTGGCGGAGCAGGCCCGCACGCAGGAATTCAGGTCCGTATCAAACAGCGCATCCAGATCGGCGCCGTAAAAATCCATGTCCTGGGTCACCACGTAGCGAAAATCAGGCACCGAGTTTTGCGCAACCGCCGCCCCGGCAAAGAAAAAAATCGAAAGAAATTGAGCAATTAGACTGATGACAAAGCGTGGCATGCTGCCCTCCCTGTTTGCGGCAGGGTCGCACGGGGGGCGGCGCTTTGGCAACGATTCCCATATTGAGACTTGCTTAAATACTTGTTCACCGACTCGTCGGATGCTGCGGGCAAGAACCGCCTGGGGACTGTCTGGAATGAGCCTTGTCAACAAATTGGCCGAGGAACGGCGTGCGCGTCTGGCTGCCGAGCGCCTGCTTGAGCTGAAACAAGCCGAGCTGAGCGCGGCCAATCGCAAGCTGGGACGCCATGCCTTGGCCCTGACACGCAAGATTGGCGAAAAGCAGGCCGAGGTTGCGACTGTCCGGGACGAAAACGAAAAGGTCAAATCCGACCTGACGGTCGCCAACGCCAAAATCGAGATTGCCGAGCGTCGCCTGTGGCATTCGATTCAGACCATTCAGGATGGGTTTGCGTTTTTTGACGCCGACAGCAATCTGATCGGTGCCAACACCGCTTATCTGAACGCTTTTGACGGCCTCGAAGAGGTCGCTCCGGGCATCTCGTACATGCGGATTTTGCAACTGTTCACAGATGAGGGGTTGGTCAACACCGAAAGCCTGGCGCCAGACGAATGGCGCCACATGATGACTGAACGTTGGATGGCCCCCAACCCTGAACCTGTCGTCATGCGAATGTGGAACGATCAATATATCAAGTTGATCGATCAGCGTGGCCACGGCGGTGACGTGGTGAGTCTGGCGCTGAACATCACCTCGACCGTACATTACGAGTCCGAATTGCGGGCGGCGCGGGAACGCGCAGAAGCAGCAAACCGCGCCAAATCGGCCTTTTTGGCGAACATGAGTCATGAAATCCGCACCCCGATGAATGGGGTTGTCGGCATGGCGGAGCTGCTGACCGATACAGCGCTGGACGAGGAACAGAGGCTATACGCCAACACGATCAAGAACTCGGGTGAGGCGCTGCTGGTCATCATCAACGACGTTCTGGATTATTCAAAGATCGAAGCCGACAAGTTGATCCTGCACCCCGAGCCCTTTGATTTGGAGCGTTGCATTCACGAGATCGCAATGCTGTTGCAGCCGACAGTGCGGGACAAGGGGCTAACGCTGTTGGTTGATTATGACCTGTTTCTGCCAACCCTGTTCATTGGCGACCCGGGGCGCGTGCGCCAGGTACTGACCAATTTGGTGGGCAACGCGATCAAATTTACGTCCAAGGGGCATGTATTGATCCGTGTCACAGGTGTACCCGACCCCGTTTCGCAAAAATGCGCGATCCATGTCGCAATCGAAGACACCGGCATCGGGATCCCCGCTGACAAAATCGACCACATCTTTGGTGAATTCAATCAGGTTGAGGACGAGCGCAACCGCAAGTTCGAAGGCACCGGATTGGGCCTGGCAATCTCGCGCCGATTGGTTGAGCTGATGGAGGGATCGGTCTGGGTTGAGAGCGAAGAGGGTATTGGGTCTTGTTTCGGGTTCCGTGTAACGATGGATATGGCCGAAGGACCGCAACCGGCACCGCCAAATTTCCTGGGTGAAATCCATCATGTGATGATCGTCGACGATCTGTCCGTGAACCGTGCAATCCTGCAAAAACAACTTGCCCAACTGGGAGTCAGCGTCACCTCTTGTTCCTCGGGCAAAGAGGCTTTGGATTGCATCGACAAAAGCGTCGACCTGGTGCTCAGCGATCACAACATGCCCGATCTGGACGGGTTGGAGTTGGTCGACGCCCTGCATGAGCGCGGTTGGGGCGGCGTACCATTTGTACTGCTGTCGTCCAATCCCAGCGTTGCGCAAGCGGACCCGGCGAGCAAGCTGCTGCAAGGTATCTTGCAAAAACCCATTCCCCGGGCCGAGTTGTTCTCGCGCCTGTCAAACCTGGGGGCCAAGACACCCAAGCCGTCCGATGCTGCCGAAGCAGGCCCGTCTGCCCCTGAGGCGCAGGATGATGCACAAATTTCGCCGCAATCAGACAAGCGCCGGATGCGAATCCTGGCAGCCGAAGACAACCGGACCAACCAGCTGGTGTTCCGCAAGATGGTCAAAGAGTTGGACATCGAGCTGAAGTTTGCCAACAACGGTCTTGAAGCCGTCGAAGCCTTTGGCAGCTTCGAACCTGACCTGATCTTCATGGACATCTCGATGCCGAAAATGGATGGCAAGGAGGCGACGGGCGAAATTCGCAAGCTGGAAAACGGCGCTGCCCATCATGTGCCAATCGTAGCTTTGACCGCCCATGCTATGGACGGCGATTCCGAGGGGATCCTGGCCGCCGGTCTGGACTTTTACATGACCAAGCCACTGCGCAAGGGGCTTATTCACGAGCGCATTGCAGAGCATCAACCGGCAGATGCGCTGCCGGTCAACAAATCGGATGCGGATCAGGACTGATAGGGGCGGACAAATACTGGCTTTTCCGGCGTGGACAGGTCAGCGCGATAGGCATACCCGCCGGTATCGAATTCCAAGATACCTTCGGGATCGGTCAATCGGTGCTGGATGATGTAGCGCGCCATCGCTCCGCGCGCTTTCTTGGCAAAGAAGCTGACGATCTTGGGCGCGCCTGCCTTGTCTTCCATGAACACAGGCGTAACCACCCGCAGGTTCAGCGCCTTGGGGGCCACGGCACCAAAGTATTCCTGGCTGGCGCAGTTCACCAGAACATCTGATCCCACGGCTTCGCCCTGAACATTCAGCGCCTTGCTCAGCTGATCGCGCCAATAGTCATACAGCGATTTGCCCCGCCGGGTTTTCAACTTGCTGCCCATCTCAAGCCGATAGGCCTGGATGCGGTCCAGAGGGCGCAACACACCATAAAGCCCGGACAGAATGCGCAGATGATCCTGTGCCCAGGCCAGTTCCTCGGCATCGAGCGACGCGGCTTCGAGCCCCTGATACGTGTCACCGGCAAAAGCCAGCGCGGCAGGGCGGGTTACATCGCCATCGGGTTCTTCGACAAAAGACCTGAACCGATCCCGGTTCAGACGCGCCAGATCGGGGCTGATATCCATCAGTTTCTGCAGATCGCCCAAGGTCAGATTGCGCGCTGTCTTGGCCAACCGGATCGCGTCATCCTGAAACGCGGGCTCGGTCGCCGTCACATCACGTTCCGCCCAATCCAGCCGTTTGGCCGGGGAAATCACCACAAGCATGTTCTGCCCCCAATTTGTCGGTTCCCGCAGACTTAGCCCGCAGCGCGTAGTACGTCCAGAAAGGCATCGCCAAAACGTTCCGCGCGGCGTTCGCCCAGCACCCGTTCCAGCCCATGACGATCATCAGGTTTCAGCTGTGCCACCTTGGCCAATTGCGAGGCCGAGCAGCTGAGCGGCTTGTCGATCCCACCGGTGCCGCGCGCCAATTCCGTTTGCTTTTCAAGCAGTTGATCATAGATATCACCGCGATCCCGCACCGCCAGCTTGCGCCGGGCCGGATGCAGCTCTTCAATCGCGCCGGTGATCACTTCAAGAAAGAGTGAGCCATAGCGCTCCAGCTTCTTGGCTCCAACGCCGGCGACACGCGCCATCTGATCCAGCGAAGCAGGGCGACGCTCGGCCATTTCGATCAGGGTGCGATCCGGGAAAATCACATAAGCGGGCACTTTGGCGGCCTCGGCCAGTGCGCGACGCTTGGCCTTGAGCGCGGAAAGCAGCGGTGCATCCTCGTCCGAGACCATCGCCTTGACCGCTGGCCGCCGGGCCGCCTTGCGGATGGAATCGCGGCGCAGGCGAATGTCGGCCTCGCCCTTGAGGATCGGCTTGGCGATTTCGGTCATGCGAAGCGCACCGTGGCGTTCGGGGTCCGGGCGCACCAGATCATGCCCCATCATTTGCCGGAATATCGCCTGCCATTGTGGCTTGCTGTATTCTTTGCCCACGCCGTAGGTGGGCAGTTGATCGTGACGGCGGGCGCGGACCTTGTCTGTTTCATTGCCCAGCAGAATGTCGATCAGGTGACCCGAGCCGAACCATTCTTCGGTCCGCAGGATCGCCGAGAGCGCCATGCGCACGGGCGTGGTGCCATCAAATACATCGGCAGGCGTGTCACACAGATCGCATTTGCCGCAGGTCACATCCGCCTCGCCAAAATACCCCAGCAGGGTCTTGCGGCGGCATTCCAACGCCTCAGCCAAGCCAAGCAGCGAATTCAGCCGGGCGTGATCTGCCGCGCGGCGTTCGGGCGGGGCCAACCCCTCGTCAATCTGCGAGCGGCGCAGGCGGATGTCGTCGGGGCCAAAGAGCGTCAGCGTTTCCGCAGGTCCCCCATCGCGCCCGGCGCGGCCGATCTCCTGATAATAGGCCTCGATCGACTTTGGCAGGTCGGCGTGCGCAACCCAGCGGATGTCCGGTTTGTCGATGCCCATGCCAAAGGCCACGGTCGCCACCACGATCAACCCATCCTCGCGGGCAAATCGGGTTTCCACGATGCGGCGATCTTCGGCCTCCATCCCGCCGTGATAGTAGCAGGCGGAATGCCCGGCCTCGCGCAGGGCTTGCGACAGGGTCTCGGTCTTGTTGCGGGTGCCGCAATAGACGATGCCGGATTGCCCTTTGCGCGCGGCAGCAAATTCCATGATCTGGCGGCGGGGATTGTCCTTGGCGGAAAAGGCGAGGTGGATGTTAGGCCGGTCGAACCCGCGCAAAAAGGCGCGCGGCGGGACACCGTCGAACAGCTTTTCGACGATCTCGTCCTGCGTTTCCGCATCTGCCGTTGCGGTAAAGGCTGCCAGCGGCACGTCCAAGGCGCGGCGCAGCTCGCCGATGCGCAGGTAATCGGGGCGGAAATCATGCCCCCATTGGCTGACGCAGTGCGCCTCGTCCACGGCGATCAGGCTGACCCCGATCCGACGCAGCATGCCCATAGCCGCACCCGAGGCCAGACGTTCGGGCGCCATGTAGAGCAATTTCAACTCGCCCGCATCCAACGCGGCCCAAACCGCTTCGGTCTCTTCGGGTGTGTTGCCGGATGTCAGCGCCCCGGCCGCCACGCCCGCCTCTTGTAGCGCGCGCACCTGGTCGCGCATCAGGGCAATCAGCGGAGAGATCACCACCGTGACCCCCTCGCGTATCAGCGCAGGCAGCTGGAAACACAGGGATTTACCGCCGCCCGTGGGCATGATGGCCAGCACGTTTTCGCCTGCGGTCACGGCATCGACGATCTCTTCCTGCCCGGGGCGGAAGGCGTCGAATCCAAAGACATCTCGCAACAGCGGCGCGGCGTCGAACATGGGGCGGGTGCCTTATCAGTATCTTGTGTGTCTGCTCTTAGCAGACACAATCACATACTAAGATTCCGTGAACAAGAGCGACAAGCCGACCCAGAAGGAATCAGATGAAGCCAAAGATCGATGGCAGGATGTAGCTCTGCAATGAGATCACCACCAACAAGGCCACCAACGGCGCCAGATCGATGCCGCCCAAGTCCGGCAGGACGTT is part of the Falsiruegeria litorea R37 genome and encodes:
- the pbpC gene encoding penicillin-binding protein 1C, translated to MRLRGAIICFTLAFGLFLSALARDGFDTWIDRTDLPAFLSDTSVEVRDRNGRLLRAYQVGDGIWRLTPGPVDATYLTLLKRYEDKRFDTHAGVDALAIMRAVGQAIWNGRPVSGGSTLTMQVARLLEDGTTGRWSGKLRQMRVALALERRLSKEQILELYLTHAPFGGNLEGVRAASLAWFGKEPRRLTAAQAALLVALPQSPETRRPDRRADAARAARNRVLARMEAQGILPQAEAQAALTERVPATLRPFPALAPHLADRKRAQYPDRLLHDLTLEADAQARLELLIAQAAREAGRAMSAALVVADAKTGEIIASVGSPEYAADRQGFIDMTQAIRSPGSTLKPLVYGLAFDQGLAHPETLIHDGPVQFGRYAPRNFDGQFRGDVRVRDALQMSLNIPVVKLTNALGPSRLMSALHRVGTRPKLPTGKPGLAISLGGIGMSLQDLVQLYASLARGGQGVDLRDDLLITPTETGRVLSPVAAWHVSDILAGLAPPRGAPAGVLAYKTGTSYGHRDAWAIGYDGRHVIGVWMGRADGTPVPGVFGGDLAAPVLFQAFGRLKSAFDPMPPPPAATLILGAAKLPQPLQRFEARSNTTSGNRPSLIFPPHGARLDTQGEALTIKLRGGQAPFVVLANGVPMIHGMQRREFEITNPGQGFSQLVVIDSAGLSDRADIRID
- a CDS encoding putative glycolipid-binding domain-containing protein → MTQPLATAHWQRTVGEGTDRCTLSGVDQGWILMGYAVWRVDGVGSRLSYDVRCGPDWQSLSADVAGEVEGRQINLRLVRSAEGWLLNDVLQPGTGECTDLDLSFTPATNLLPIRRLGGVPGEQVTVQAAWLKPDLDEVARLDQIYERAPGGQVQYNSPSFSALLDVDASGFVTGYPDGWHGWVDEA
- a CDS encoding alpha-2-macroglobulin family protein — its product is MPRFVISLIAQFLSIFFFAGAAVAQNSVPDFRYVVTQDMDFYGADLDALFDTDLNSCVRACSANRQCAAFTFNTRSNSCFPKSGVSDQTPYEGAISAQKIATPAEATQRGAARMQALDVLQERDFSRAATLARDLGLRHRAGGRDIEAVLGAMRASTSDPVRALGWTGVALSLTDRSDLWGEYARRLLQIEPDARRRSEVRAMAISAALNGYLRSDTAGAQVTALELLSQALERSGRGRDMVSVLRVASEIQPREDILAALESAIAKYGFRVVDSTVESDAAAPRICVQFSEPLEKASVDYDPFVQLQTTTLSVQADDQQLCVDGVEHGERYRFTLRKGLPAASGETLHRDVTLTHYVRDRSPSVRFPGRSYVLPKTAEAALPIETVNLTQIDLRLRRVSDRNLLRAVQDGFFGRPLSQWQDQQFASEIAQEVWTGTADVTSELNRDMTARLPLAEAIAGQPAGIYALTARVPGADPYDDPGATQWFVLSDLGLRTVSGTDGLHVSVLGLGDAKPRAGVEVTMISKANAVLAKAATDANGTVRFDAGLTRGSGAAAPAMVFARQGDSDIGFLSLTDPAFDLSDRGVEGRPAPGPVDVFLTTDRGAYRAGEVINATVLARDTVAQAIDGVPMTAILSRPDGVEYLRRVSNGGVAGGHVFALPVDASVPRGSWRLDIKSDPKGAVLASQTVLVEDFLPERIDFDQSLPNAPLRPGDSVPLSIDARYLFGAPGSDLTTDGQVVIRTTQELAAYPGYRFGRYDSSVTAQSSYFGGERTDDQGKAQLSVDIPQIDAAGRPLEATVITRLADGSARPVERRLSAQVNPPTDVIGIKPLFEDVVAEGSEAAFQIVGLTPDLTPQPMRVRWTLNRVETRYQWYQLYGNWNWEPTTRRTRIATGEADLGSDPLTVSQPVDWGEYELVVERLDGTYTAAAFDFYAGWYQGGDSSVTPDRLELSLDKDSYAIGDTAQLRIVPRMGGTALIQVMSNEVIHRELVEVSAGDTRIPLTVTEEWGSGAYVTATVIRPMDVNAGQNPARALGLVHAMVEPEGRKLAVSIDTPEVVRPRQTQKVGVTVAGATEGDDVYLTLAAIDVGILNLTGFESPDPQGHYFGQRRLGVELRDVYGRLIDGMNGAMGQVRSGGDADNGMRMQSPPPTQDLMAVFSGTVKLGSDGKAEVEVPLPAFNGTVRLMAVAWSDRAVGQAEHDMLVRDPVVLTASLPRFLAPGDSSRMLLEAVHADGATGEMQLRITASNGVQMGDVPAAFALESGEKASFAIPIRAGGVGDPTIELALTTPDGVTLTQSLRMPVRANDPVVAQTRRFSLAGGDSFLFSDDVFAGLRQGSARAILSAGPLANFDAPGLLSTLDRYPYGCTEQITSQTMPLLYMSSVAQATGLGSGAKISAQIDAAISRVLTRQASNGAFGLWRAESGDFWLDAYVSDFLSRARAEGFVIPDRAFAQAMDNLRNRINYAPDFDFGGEDVAYALMVLAREGAASMGDLRYYADVKAEAFATPLAVAQLGAALAMYGDQTRADALFARSAGLFEEHGFGDNAYWRADYGTTQRDAAGLLALAAEAGSVTAQNAALISQVSQTSDRLSTQEAAWTLLAAQALIKSPEHAGLMVNGAPVSGPFVQVLQGAGSDSYNITAADGQTTEVTLTTLGVPEIAPPAGGTGYGITRQYYSMEGAPLERRSFAVGERFVTVLTVDPFEPSGARLMIDDPLPAGIEIDNPSLLQSGDVRSLDWLDLSEATHAEFRSDRFLAAVDMDNSEQVTVAYVARAVTPGEFHQPAAVVEDMYRPRYRARTQTGRVEVTP